The Zingiber officinale cultivar Zhangliang chromosome 9A, Zo_v1.1, whole genome shotgun sequence genome window below encodes:
- the LOC122020959 gene encoding probable serine acetyltransferase 1 — MPAGQMNHNGVVAAAVPTYPPPESEAEESWLWAQIKAEAHRDAESEPALASFLYATVLSHPSLARSLAFHLANKLCSSTLLSTLLYDLFLHSFSSSPSLISAVVADLLAARQRDPACASFSHCLLNYKGFLAVQAHRVSHLLWTQNRRPLALALQSRIADVFAVDIHPAARIGKSILLDHATGVVVGETAVIGNNVSILHHVTLGGTGKAVGDRHPKIGDGVLIGAGATILGNIRIGEGAKIGAGSVVLIDVPPRTTAVGNPARLVGGKDTPSRHDDLPSESMDHTSFIQEWSDYII; from the coding sequence ATGCCAGCGGGGCAGATGAACCACAACGGAGTCGTGGCGGCGGCGGTGCCGACGTACCCGCCTCCGGAGTCGGAGGCCGAGGAATCGTGGCTGTGGGCGCAGATTAAGGCGGAGGCCCACCGCGATGCCGAGTCGGAGCCGGCGCTGGCGAGCTTCCTCTACGCCACCGTCCTCTCCCACCCGTCCCTTGCTCGATCTCTCGCCTTCCACCTCGCCAACAAGCTCTGCTCCTCCACGCTCCTCTCCACTCTTCTATACGACCTCTTCCTccattccttctcctcctctccctccCTCATCTCCGCCGTCGTCGCCGACCTCCTAGCTGCCCGCCAGCGCGACCCCGCCTGCGCCTCCTTCTCCCACTGCCTCCTCAACTACAAGGGATTCCTCGCCGTCCAGGCCCACCGCGTCTCCCACCTCCTCTGGACCCAGAACCGCCGACCCCTCGCCCTCGCCCTCCAGTCCCGCATCGCCGACGTCTTTGCCGTCGACATCCACCCTGCAGCTCGCATCGGCAAGAGCATCCTCCTCGATCACGCCACCGGCGTCGTCGTTGGCGAGACCGCTGTCATCGGCAACAACGTCTCTATCCTCCATCACGTCACCCTCGGCGGCACCGGCAAAGCTGTGGGAGACCGACACCCCAAGATCGGCGACGGAGTCCTGATCGGCGCCGGCGCCACCATCCTGGGCAACATCCGCATAGGCGAGGGAGCCAAAATTGGGGCCGGGTCCGTCGTGCTTATCGATGTGCCGCCGAGGACCACCGCCGTCGGGAACCCTGCTCGCCTCGTCGGGGGCAAGGACACACCCTCCAGGCACGACGACCTACCAAGTGAATCAATGGATCATACTTCCTTCATCCAGGAGTGGTCGGACTACATCATTTGA
- the LOC122019827 gene encoding UDP-glucose 4-epimerase GEPI48-like, with the protein MPSPPAAQRTILVTGGAGYIGSHTVLQLLKGGYHAVVADNLDNSSEVALDRVRELAGEFGKNLSFHQIDLRDREALEKVFSSTNFDAVIHFAGIKAVGESVRKPLLYYNNNLIGTIILFEVMAAYGCKKLVFSSSATVYGSPKEVPCTEEYPLCAINPYGRTKLMTEDMCRDMCKGDSEWDIILLRYFNPVGAHPSGYIGEDPRGTPNNLMPYVQQVAVGRRPALTVFGNDYPTKDGTPVRDYIHVLDLADGHIAALQKLFEGPHLGCEVYNLATGRGTSVLEIVAAFEKASGKKIPLVMAGRRPGDAEIVYASTAKAEKELHWKAKYGIEEMCRDQWNWASKNPWGYRSPSETANGNGKCHTSHSNDIRPPADRTK; encoded by the exons ATGCCCTCACCGCCGGCCGCGCAGCGGACCATCCTGGTCACGGGCGGCGCCGGCTACATCGGCAGCCACACCGTGCTGCAGCTTCTCAAGGGCGGGTACCACGCCGTCGTGGCGGACAACCTCGACAACTCCTCGGAAGTCGCCCTTGATCGGGTCAGGGAGCTCGCCGGGGAGTTCGGCAAGAATCTCTCCTTCCATCAG ATTGATCTTCGAGACAGAGAAGCATTGGAAAAGGTGTTTTCTTCAACTAA TTTCGATGCTGTTATACACTTTGCTGGAATAAAGGCTGTTGGCGAAAGTGTCAGAAAACCTTTACTTTACTACAACAACAACCTTATTGGCACAATAATTCTCTTTGAAGTAATGGCTGCTTATGGATGCAAAAAG CTAGTATTCTCGTCTTCAGCCACAGTTTATGGGTCACCAAAAGAAGTGCCATGCACAGAAGAGTATCCCTTATGCGCAATAAACCCATATGGACGAactaag CTTATGACTGAAGATATGTGTCGGGATATGTGTAAAGGTGATAGTGAGTGGGATATAATTCTGTTAAGGTATTTCAATCCTGTTGGTGCTCATCCCAGTGGATACATTGGTGAAGATCCTCGTGGCACTCCCAATAACCTCATGCCCTATGTACAGCAAGTTGCTGTTGGAAGGAGACCTGCTCTTACAGTATTTGGAAATGACTATCCAACCAAAGATGGAACGCCG GTTCGGGATTATATCCATGTCCTCGATTTAGCAGATGGACATATTGCAGCCTTGCAGAAACTCTTTGAGGGCCCTCACCTAG GATGTGAAGTATATAATCTAGCAACTGGTAGGGGGACATCCGTCTTAGAAATAGTTGCAGCATTTGAGAAGGCTTCTGGAAAG AAAATTCCGTTAGTCATGGCTGGGAGGCGACCTGGTGATGCTGAAATTGTTTATGCATCCACTGCCAAAGCAGAGAAGGAGCTGCACTGGAA AGCGAAATATGGCATAGAAGAGATGTGCCGAGATCAATGGAACTGGGCTAGCAAGAACCCTTGGGGATACAGATCACCCTCTGAGACTGCTAATGGGAATGGAAAGTGCCATACTTCACATTCGAATGACATCAGACCTCCAGCGGATCGAACAAAATAA
- the LOC122019826 gene encoding beta-1,4-xylosyltransferase IRX9-like, translating into MHLVWSPTFARSFSSEMGSIERTRKRNPLWKKAIAHFALCFVMGFFTGFAPASTATIFSGSAADRLPGRSISILPAVSSDLVERVVGADASANRKVAGVLRSIPADTIGAHSGDDPPPPSKEAAEREAVAPSRRLIIVVTTTQSEERFQAAFLRRLAYTLRLVTPPLLWIVVQAHADAPATGAMLRDTGVMYRHLTFKENFTYHEAEVHHQRNVALSHVEDHRLTGIVHFADASNVYDLQFFDEIREIEGFGTWPVAIVSENRMKVLVDGPICHSSRIEGWILKDLSNDKRLSLSSADVRAKPSKINISGFAFNSSILWDPERWGRPTSLPDTSQDSIKFVHEVILEDKSKVKGIPADCSRIMVWHLYMRRVIPLPFHHQNNGR; encoded by the exons aTGCATCTGGTCTGGTCGCCGACGTTCGCCCGTTCGTTCTCCTCGGAGATGGGTTCGATCGAGCGAACGAGGAAGAGGAATCCGCTCTGGAAGAAGGCGATCGCCCACTTCGCCCTCTGCTTCGTCATGGGCTTCTTCACTGGATTCGCTCCGGCAAGCACCGCCACCATCTTCTCCGGCAGCGCCGCCGACCGCCTCCCCGGCCGCAGCATAAGCATCCTCCCCGCCGTCTCCTCCGACCTGGTGGAGCGCGTGGTCGGGGCGGACGCGTCCGCTAACCGGAAGGTGGCCGGGGTCCTGAGATCCATCCCCGCCGACACCATCGGCGCCCATAGCGGTGACGATCCGCCTCCTCCCTCGAAGGAGGCTGCGGAGCGAGAGGCAGTGGCGCCGTCGCGGCGGCTTATTATTGTCGTGACGACTACCCAGTCAGAAGAACGGTTCCAAGCAGCGTTCTTGCGGCGATTGGCGTACACCCTTCGCCTGGTCACGCCGCCGCTCCTGTGGATCGTGGTCCAGGCTCACGCCGATGCTCCTGCTACGGGGGCGATGCTCCGGGATACCGGGGTCATGTATCGGCACCTGACCTTTAAGGAGAATTTCACGTACCACGAGGCAGAGGTCCACCACCAGCGCAACGTCGCCCTAAGCCACGTTGAGGACCATCGGCTAACAGGGATAGTTCATTTTGCGGATGCATCCAATGTCTACGATCTCCAATTCTTCGATGAAATCAGAGAGATCGA GGGTTTTGGGACTTGGCCGGTAGCAATAGTGTCAGAAAACCGAATGAAAGTGCTGGTTGATGGTCCTATTTGCCATTCGTCAAGGATTGAAGGTTGGATTTTAAAGGACTTGAGCAATGACAAAAGATTGTCGTTGTCTAGTGCAGATGTGAGAGCTAAACCTTCAAAGATAAACATTTCTGGTTTTGCCTTCAACAGTTCAATTTTATGGGATCCGGAGAGATGGGGTCGCCCTACCTCATTGCCTGACACATCACAG GATTCAATCAAGTTTGTACATGAAGTGATCCTGGAAGACAAGAGCAAGGTAAAGGGCATTCCTGCTGACTGCTCCAGGATCATGGTGTGGCACCTCTACATGCGAAGAGTAATTCCTCTACCCTTTCACCATCAAAACAACGGTAGATAA
- the LOC122020609 gene encoding uncharacterized protein LOC122020609 — protein MEHNEVWNHPQNHPRLASVIVNAAASSTTSDIAARVNRHSSFSLTAEVPTCFVSNPRASDSSYVNMSNGGSTSFPPTQVQHWHPPYVQPITGNRCSSHHPAHLDYRMVAQKRKRETIPRAAGANVVGYPQVGTSTIQPSYLVGIETYLPPRSESWPLNTMGLPACYKNDSSLPGEGSQRNVRSRNSGEFHLQSNPTWFSRDRLYTTYTPRNTSSVRMIQQWSHFSSPIISQGHLTTADASFINPRLNLNQLTASGNVENMRTATNSAYHPLLNQNRNQRPPQFPCIPRVVSAHSASGYNPTYIPSSSRAVRVPAGVEAAASSRYSRPSPNLGWTRPVGNQSAGLGGRSHSIILGHNASNRWASESDDLMFGRMTFSSSTDLHDEHRDLRMDIEDMSYEELLALAERIGNVSTGLSNEAVKSCIATRVYHSSQQMEDDEEKKCAICLEEYKGKDNLGSLECGHDFHVCCISEWLRMKNACPICREPASSNT, from the exons ATGGAGCATAATGAAGTCTGGAATCATCCACAAAATCATCCTCGCTTAGCCTCAG TCATAGTCAACGCAGCTGCTTCTTCAACTACTTCAGACATTGCAGCTAGAGTTAATCGTCATTCTTCATTTAGTTTAACGGCAGAAGTTCCAACCTGTTTTGTATCTAATCCCAGAGCATCAGATAGTTCATATGTGAACATGTCGAATGGGGGTTCTACAAGCTTTcctccaactcaagttcaacattGGCACCCTCCTTATGTTCAACCTATCACGGGCAATCGATGCAGCAGTCATCATCCTGCGCACTTGGACTATAGAATGGTTGCACAGAAACGAAAAAGAGAAACTATTCCTCGGGCAGCTGGAGCTAATGTTGTTGGGTATCCCCAAGTTGGAACTTCTACCATCCAACCCTCTTACCTGGTTGGTATAGAGACATATCTTCCTCCACGTTCTGAAAGCTGGCCTTTGAACACCATGGGCCTGCCTGCCTGCTACAAGAATGATAGCAGTCTTCCTGGGGAAGGATCACAAAGGAATGTGAGAAGTCGGAACAGTGGAGAATTTCACCTGCAGTCCAACCCAACTTGGTTCTCAAGAGATAGGCTTTATACTACTTATACCCCTCGTAACACTTCAAGCGTTAGAATGATACAACAATGGAGCCATTTTTCTTCACCCATTATTTCTCAAGGACACCTTACTACTGCAG ATGCTAGCTTTATTAATCCCAGGTTGAACCTGAACCAACTCACTGCTAGTGGCAATGTTGAAAATATGAGAACTGCAACTAACAGTGCTTATCATCCCCTTCTCAATCAAAATAGAAATCAAAGGCCTCCTCAATTCCCTTGCATTCCAAGAGTGGTGTCAGCCCACAGTGCCAGTGGCTACAATCCTACTTATATCCCTTCTAGCAGCAGAGCTGTTAGAGTGCCAGCAGGAGTAGAAGCAGCTGCATCTTCCAGGTATTCAAGGCCATCGCCTAACTTAGGGTGGACACGCCCTGTTGGAAATCAGAGTGCAGGTCTTGGTGGTAGATCCCATTCGATAATCCTCGGACATAATGCTTCCAATAGATGGGCCTCTGAG AGTGATGATTTAATGTTTGGACGGATGACATTCTCTAGCTCCACAGACTTGCATGATGAGCACAGAGACTTGAGAATGGATATTGAGGACATGAGTTATGAG gaaCTACTTGCCTTGGCAGAAAGGATAGGAAATGTCAGTACAGGCTTGTCGAATGAGGCCGTTAAGAGCTGCATTGCAACTAGAGTTTATCATTCTTCTCAACAAATggaagatgatgaagaaaaaAAGTGTGCCATATGCCTG GAGGAATACAAGGGTAAAGATAACCTGGGAAGTCTGGAGTGTGGGCATGACTTCCATGTTTGCTGCATCTCTGAGTGGTTGAGAATGAAGAACGCTTGCCCAATCTGCAGGGAGCCTGCTTCTAGTAATACTTAA